One part of the Sciurus carolinensis chromosome 4, mSciCar1.2, whole genome shotgun sequence genome encodes these proteins:
- the Krt78 gene encoding keratin, type II cytoskeletal 78 isoform X2, giving the protein MSLSPCRTQRGFSARSACSALSGGHSRGSFSSRSLSSFGGCRGGSRGRGWGSRGRLGVRMRQKSGEPGLSLCPPGGIQEVTFDKNLLTPLKIEIDPQFQVVRTQETQEIRTLNNQFASFIDKVRFLEQQNKVLETKWHLLQQLEVSDSPRGLEPVFEDYLVHLRRQLEQLQRDRGALDAELKACQDQEEEYKTKYEKEAHKHATVENDFVVLKKDVDGVFLSKMELEGKLEALKEYFCFLKRLYEEELGQLQTQASDTSVVLSMDNNRCLDFSDIIAEVRARYEEIAQTSKAEAEALYRTKYQELQASAQIHGDTMKETKVQMSQLQQAIKRLQSQIASLKEQNANLQSAIADAEQRGELAFKDAQAKLDELEGALRMAKQDMARLLREYQELMSTKLALDVEIATYRRLLEGEECWMSGEYSSQVTISGGSAVVSGGVGDGQVGTCGPRGLGGQGGGFGSGCSSIVTGGFSHNPGSGQEPALGSCSVSGSGFGSGSSCSSSRGTILKKTVESSVKTSITY; this is encoded by the exons ATGTCTCTGTCCCCGTGCCGGACCCAGAGGGGCTTCAGCGCTCGCTCGGCCTGTTCTGCTCTCTCAGGGGGCCACAGCAGGGGCAGCTTCAGCAGCAGGAGCCTCAGTTCCTTCGGCGGGTGCAGGGGGGGCTCTCGTGGGCGGGGCTGGGGGTCGAGGGGAAGGCTGGGGGTGCGGATGAGGCAGAAGAGTGGGGAGCCTGGGCTTTCCCTGTGCCCTCCGGGGGGCATCCAGGAAGTGACCTTCGACAAGAATCTGCTGACCCCACTGAAGATTGAGATTGACCCCCAGTTCCAGGTGGTGAGGACGCAGGAGACCCAAGAGATCAGAACCCTCAACAACCAGTTTGCTTCCTTCATTGACAAG GTGCGGTTCCTGGAGCAGCAGAACAAGGTCCTAGAGACCAAGTGGCACTTGCTGCAGCAGCTGGAGGTGAGTGACAGTCCCCGGGGCCTGGAGCCTGTCTTTGAGGACTACCTGGTGCATCTTAGGAGGCAGCTGGAGCAGCTGCAGAGAGACCGAGGGGCTCTGGATGCCGAATTGAAGGCCTgccaggaccaggaggaggagTATAAGACCAA GTACGAGAAGGAGGCCCACAAGCATGCCACAGTGGAGAATGACTTTGTGGTCCTTAAAAAG GACGTGGATGGGGTTTTCCTGAGTAAGATGGAGTTGGAAGGCAAGCTggaagctctgaaagaatactTCTGCTTCTTGAAGCGTCTGTATGAAGAA GAGCTGGGTCAGCTGCAGACCCAGGCAAGCGACACGTCTGTGGTGCTGTCCATGGACAACAACCGCTGCCTGGACTTCAGTGACATCATTGCTGAGGTCCGCGCCCGGTACGAAGAGATCGCCCAGACCAGCAAGGCTGAGGCGGAGGCCCTGTATCGGACCAAG TACCAGGAGCTTCAGGCATCGGCCCAGATTCATGGGGACACCATGAAGGAAACCAAGGTCCAGATGTCCCAGCTGCAGCAAGCGATCAAGAGGCTGCAGAGTCAGATCGCCAGTCTCAAGGAGCAG AATGCCAACCTGCAGTCAGCCATTGCTGATGCTGAGCAGCGTGGGGAGCTGGCCTTCAAGGACGCTCAGGCTAAACTAGATGAGCTGGAGGGTGCTCTGAGGATGGCCAAGCAGGACATGGCCCGACTGTTGCGGGAGTACCAGGAACTGATGAGCACAAAGCTGGCCCTGGATGTGGAGATCGCCACCTACCGCAGGCTGCTGGAGGGCGAGGAGTGCTG GATGTCAGGGGAATACAGCAGCCAGGTCACTATCT CAGGAGGCAGTGCTGTGGTGTCCGGAGGAGTTGGTGATGGCCAAGTGGGCACTTGTGGACCCAGAGGACTCGGAGGCCAGGGAGGTGGCTTTGGGTCAGGTTGCTCCAGCATTGTGACTGGAGGCTTCAGTCATAACCCAGGTTCTGGACAGGAACCTGCTTTGGGTTCTTGCTCTGTGTCTGGCTCTGGCTTTGGTTCTGGCTCCAGCTGCAGCTCTAGCCGCGGCACCATCCTGAAGAAAACAGTGGAGTCAAGTGTGAAGACGTCCATCACGTACTGA
- the Krt78 gene encoding keratin, type II cytoskeletal 78 isoform X1 gives MSLSPCRTQRGFSARSACSALSGGHSRGSFSSRSLSSFGGCRGGSRGRGWGSRGRLGVRMRQKSGEPGLSLCPPGGIQEVTFDKNLLTPLKIEIDPQFQVVRTQETQEIRTLNNQFASFIDKVRFLEQQNKVLETKWHLLQQLEVSDSPRGLEPVFEDYLVHLRRQLEQLQRDRGALDAELKACQDQEEEYKTKYEKEAHKHATVENDFVVLKKDVDGVFLSKMELEGKLEALKEYFCFLKRLYEEELGQLQTQASDTSVVLSMDNNRCLDFSDIIAEVRARYEEIAQTSKAEAEALYRTKYQELQASAQIHGDTMKETKVQMSQLQQAIKRLQSQIASLKEQNANLQSAIADAEQRGELAFKDAQAKLDELEGALRMAKQDMARLLREYQELMSTKLALDVEIATYRRLLEGEECWMSGEYSSQVTISTAGGSAVVSGGVGDGQVGTCGPRGLGGQGGGFGSGCSSIVTGGFSHNPGSGQEPALGSCSVSGSGFGSGSSCSSSRGTILKKTVESSVKTSITY, from the exons ATGTCTCTGTCCCCGTGCCGGACCCAGAGGGGCTTCAGCGCTCGCTCGGCCTGTTCTGCTCTCTCAGGGGGCCACAGCAGGGGCAGCTTCAGCAGCAGGAGCCTCAGTTCCTTCGGCGGGTGCAGGGGGGGCTCTCGTGGGCGGGGCTGGGGGTCGAGGGGAAGGCTGGGGGTGCGGATGAGGCAGAAGAGTGGGGAGCCTGGGCTTTCCCTGTGCCCTCCGGGGGGCATCCAGGAAGTGACCTTCGACAAGAATCTGCTGACCCCACTGAAGATTGAGATTGACCCCCAGTTCCAGGTGGTGAGGACGCAGGAGACCCAAGAGATCAGAACCCTCAACAACCAGTTTGCTTCCTTCATTGACAAG GTGCGGTTCCTGGAGCAGCAGAACAAGGTCCTAGAGACCAAGTGGCACTTGCTGCAGCAGCTGGAGGTGAGTGACAGTCCCCGGGGCCTGGAGCCTGTCTTTGAGGACTACCTGGTGCATCTTAGGAGGCAGCTGGAGCAGCTGCAGAGAGACCGAGGGGCTCTGGATGCCGAATTGAAGGCCTgccaggaccaggaggaggagTATAAGACCAA GTACGAGAAGGAGGCCCACAAGCATGCCACAGTGGAGAATGACTTTGTGGTCCTTAAAAAG GACGTGGATGGGGTTTTCCTGAGTAAGATGGAGTTGGAAGGCAAGCTggaagctctgaaagaatactTCTGCTTCTTGAAGCGTCTGTATGAAGAA GAGCTGGGTCAGCTGCAGACCCAGGCAAGCGACACGTCTGTGGTGCTGTCCATGGACAACAACCGCTGCCTGGACTTCAGTGACATCATTGCTGAGGTCCGCGCCCGGTACGAAGAGATCGCCCAGACCAGCAAGGCTGAGGCGGAGGCCCTGTATCGGACCAAG TACCAGGAGCTTCAGGCATCGGCCCAGATTCATGGGGACACCATGAAGGAAACCAAGGTCCAGATGTCCCAGCTGCAGCAAGCGATCAAGAGGCTGCAGAGTCAGATCGCCAGTCTCAAGGAGCAG AATGCCAACCTGCAGTCAGCCATTGCTGATGCTGAGCAGCGTGGGGAGCTGGCCTTCAAGGACGCTCAGGCTAAACTAGATGAGCTGGAGGGTGCTCTGAGGATGGCCAAGCAGGACATGGCCCGACTGTTGCGGGAGTACCAGGAACTGATGAGCACAAAGCTGGCCCTGGATGTGGAGATCGCCACCTACCGCAGGCTGCTGGAGGGCGAGGAGTGCTG GATGTCAGGGGAATACAGCAGCCAGGTCACTATCT CAACAGCAGGAGGCAGTGCTGTGGTGTCCGGAGGAGTTGGTGATGGCCAAGTGGGCACTTGTGGACCCAGAGGACTCGGAGGCCAGGGAGGTGGCTTTGGGTCAGGTTGCTCCAGCATTGTGACTGGAGGCTTCAGTCATAACCCAGGTTCTGGACAGGAACCTGCTTTGGGTTCTTGCTCTGTGTCTGGCTCTGGCTTTGGTTCTGGCTCCAGCTGCAGCTCTAGCCGCGGCACCATCCTGAAGAAAACAGTGGAGTCAAGTGTGAAGACGTCCATCACGTACTGA